In Candidatus Hydrogenedentota bacterium, the genomic window AATACGCCCCAAGCCCCGCACGGTCAAAGGCAAACCGTGGCCGGGGGGGATTTCCTTTGGCCGGGGGGAATGGTCGGGCGCATTTGGAGACATCGGCACGGACCTTCCCCTGCTGGTGGGCGTCATCCTGGTTTCCGGCATGGGTCCGGGGCGGGTGCTGCTGGTGTTCGGGCTGGCGCAAATCCTCTCCGGCCTGGTCTACCGCATGCCCATGCCCGTGCAGCCCCTAAAAGTTGTTGCGGTCCTGGTGATGGCCCAGGGCCTCCAGGGCAATGTGATCGCGGGCGGGGGACTCGCCATCGGGGTGGTCATGCTCGCGCTGACACTCACCGGCGCGCTGGACTTCCTGGCGCGGCTGGTTCCGGTGCCGGTGGTGCGCGGAATTCAGTGCGGACTGGGCGTCAAGCTGGCGCTGCTTGCCGCGGGGGACTATGTCATCGGCCATGGCGCGCCGGGCATCCTTATGGCGTTTGCCGCGGTGCTGCTGCTGCCGGTGATGACGGGCCGCCCCAAGATTCCCGCATCGTTGGCCCTTCTGGCGTTGGGCGCGGCGGCGGCATGGCTCGGCGGGGCCGCCAACGGGGCCGGATGGCAACTGCCGCCGGCGGTTCAGCCGTGGTCCCTTCCGTCCACGGCGGACATCTGGGCCGGTTTTATCCTGCTGGCGCTTCCCCAGATTCCCCTGTCGCTGGGCAATTCAGTGCTTGCGACGCGCGAGCTGGCCATGGACTGGTTTCCCGAAGCCCGTGTGTCCGCCAAAAAAATCGGGTTCACGTATTCGCTGTTCAATATTGCCATCGCCTTTGTCGGCGGTGTGCCGGTGTGCCATGGGGCGGGGGGCATCGCGGGGCATTACGCCTTTGGCGCCCGCACCGGGGGTTCCGTGATTGTCTACGGTGGGTTCTTTGCGCTGCTGGGCGCCTGCGCGCTTCTCGGGCTGGGAAATGTTCTGGCGCTGTTTCCGCTCCCCATATTGGGTGTGATTCTGGCCCGGGAAGGGCTCGCGCTCATGGGAAGGGTGCGGGGACTGGGGCATGACCCGGCGGCGCTGGCCACCGCGCTCCTCGTGTGCGTGCTGGCTGTGTTTCTTGCCAACGGGTTCCTGGCGGGCATGGTCGCCGGAACGCTCTTTTTTTGGGCATGCCGCAGGATGAGCATGCCCGGCGCCGCGTTGCCTGAAACGGAAACAGAGTGAGGGGCGCGCATGGGAACAGGTGCTGAGATTCAGATGGAAGACGCCGGGAGCCGGCTGGAACGGCTCCCCGTGGCGCTTGTCGCAGGACACAGCGGCTCCGGCAAGACGACGCTCATCGAGCGGCTCGTGCCCCGGCTGATTGCCGGCGGGCTGAGGGTGGCCGTTGTCAAGCATGACGCGCACGGGCTGAACCTGGACCATCCGGGAAAGGACAGCGACCGGTTTTTCCGCGCGGGCGCGGCGGTGCTGGCCGGGGGACCGGGCGAGACCTTTCTCCGCATGCCGGGCACATGGGATTTGGAGGACGCCGCGCGCCGTCTGCTGCGGTCGAATGACCTGGTGCTTGTGGAGGGGCACAAAAACACGCGGGGACCCCTAAAAATCTGGCTGCGCGGCGGGGGAGAGGACGCGCCGCCGCCGGAGGCCGGGGACGCCGTGATGTGTCTTGACCGGAACGAGCCGCGCGTTGCGATTGTCCACCGTTTTCTTCTGGAGTGGCTGGCGCGCCAATGGCTGCGCACCCCCGTGCGGGCGGGCGTTCTCATCGGCGGGAAGTCCTCGCGGATGGGCTCGCCGAAGCATCTGCTCCGCCACGGGGGGAAAAGCTGGGCGGCGCGTGTGGCGGCGGCCTTCGCCGGACACGCCGACTCCATCGTCCTGCTTGGGGCGGGGGACGCCCCCCCAGAGTTGGGTGAGTGCCCGCGGCTGCCGGATGTGCCCGGGTGCGCGGGCCCCATTGCGGGCATGCGCGCGGCCATGCGCTGGGACCCGGACGCGTCATGGATATTCGCGCCCTGCGACATGCCCCTTCTCACACCGGAAACCGTCGCCTGGATGCTTGCTCGGCGGAAGCCCGGAAGATGGGCGGTGATGCCCCGCCAAAGCCGTCAGGAACCGGCCGAGCCGCTGTTTGCCTGGTACGACTTCCGCGCGGCGGAATTGATGGAAAAGGTGTTAGCCCCGAGGGAATTGGCCGGATGGTCCCGCTCCCACACCGCGCTGATCCCGGGCGCGTTGGGGCGGGCGCTGAAAAACATGAACACGCCGCATGACGCCGAAGGGCTCAGGGGCGCCCAGGACGGCCGCAACGCCCCGGCGGCGGCCGCGGGAGGTTTCTGACATGCGCAAACTGTCGCATTTGAACAGCCAGGGCCGCGCCGTCATGGTGGATGTGGGGAACAAGGAGGTCCAGCGGCGAAACGCCGTAGCCGGGGGGAAGATCCGTCTGGCCGGGGAAACGGTGGCGCTTATCCGGGACAGTCTTCTGAAGAAAGGGGACGTTTTGTGTGTCGCGGAAATCGCGGGGATACAGGCGGCCAAGCGGACCGCCGGCTTGATCCCACTCTGCCATCCGCTACCCCTGACGGACATCAAAGTGACCGCGACCCTGGAGGATGACGGGGTTAGGGTGACGGGGAGTGTGTCCTGTCTGGGGAGGACGGGCGTGGAGATGGAGGCGCTCACCGCCGTCAGCGCCGCGCTGCTGACGGTGTATGACATGTGCAAGGCCGTTGACAAGCACATGGTGATCGGGGACATCGCCCTTTTGAAGAAGACCAAGCAACCGGCTGGAGGGCGCTGAGTCATGGCGGTTCACGCGCGGGAAAGTGTTTTTGCGGCAGCGGCCAGGGGGACGGTGGCGTCATTAAACGTCTCGGAGTCCAAGGGCACCTGCAAAACGCCGGTTTCCGAGGTGCAGGTGACGGAGCTGGGGTTTGCCGGGGACGCCCATGCGGGCGGCTGGGGCAGGCAGGTCAGCCTGCTCTCCCTGGAAAGCGTGGGGCGCTTCGGCGGCATCGTCGGAAAAGAGTACAAGCCGGGCGATTTTGCCGAGAACATCACAACCATGGGGCTTGCGCTGGAAAAGACGGCCCTGCTTGACCGGTTCAGCGCCGCCGATGTGGAGCTTGAAGTCACCCAGTTGGGCAAAAAATGCCACGGCAAGGGCTGCGCCATCTTCCAGGGGGCGGGCAAATGCCTGATGCCCACGGAGGGGATTTTCACCCGCGTGCGAAGGGGCGGAACCCTGCGCGGGGGGGATGAGATACTCCACCACCCCAAACGGCTTCGTGTCCGTGTGATCACCCTGAGCGACCGCGCAAGCCGCGGGGTGTATGAGGACCGGAGCGGGCCCAGGATTGTGGAGCTGCTGGGAAGCCTGTTTGGCGGAAAACCGTGGGAAATGGACACGGACACGCGGCTGCTGCCGGACGACCCGCGGCTGCTGGACGAGGAACTGCGCGGGGCCTGCCTGGACGGCCTGGACGCGGTGTTCACCACCGGCGGCACGGGAATCGGGCCCAGGGACTGGACCCCCGATGTGGTCACCGCCATGGCCGACAAGACGATACCGGGGATCATGGAGGCCGTCCGGATGAAATACGGCGCGGAAAACCCCGCCGCACTGCTCAGCCGGTCCGTGGCCGCAGTCGCGGGCGCCACCCTGATTTACACGCTTCCCGGCTCCGTCCGGGCCGTGGAGGAATACCTGGGCGAAATCGCCAAGACCTTTAATCATCTTCTTCTGACCGTCCACGGCATTGACAGCCACTGACGGCCCTTCGGCAACCATGGGCAACAGACCATCACCGGGCTCCGGCGCGGGAAGACACTTTCAGGAAAGCACGACGCATGGCGGCGGCGGCCAAAACAGTCAAATCGGTTGAGTCCGGCATGTTGCGCGACGGATGCGGCCGCGTTCATGACTATCTGCGCATTGCCGTGACGGACCGGTGCAACCTGCGGTGCCTGTACTGCATGCCCTCCGGTGTCAAATGCGCGGCGCCGGCCGAAACGCTGCTCACGGATGATGAGATTGTCCGGATCAGCCGCCTGTTCGCGCGGCTCGGGGTGGTCAAAATCCGCCTGACCGGCGGGGAGCCGCTGCTGCGGCCGGGGATTTCCGGCCTTGCGGCCAGACTCGCCGCCGTTTCCGGCATACACACGGTCGCCGTGACGACCAACGGGCTGCGCCTCGCCGAAAAGGTCCGCGCGCTCCGGGACGCCGGCGTGCGCGGAATCAATGTGAGCCTGGACAGTCTGCGCCCGGAGCGTTTCCGGCGGATTGCCGGCCATGACGGCCTGGCGCGCGTGCTGGACGGAATCGCGGCGGCGCTTGACTGCGGGATTCAGCCCCTCAAAATCAACATGGTGGTGATGGGCGGGCTGAACGACGATGAATTGTTGGACTTTGTGGAGCTCACCCGCAACAGCCCGGCATGCGTCAGGTTTATCGAGTTCATGCCGTTTCCGGGAAATCCCTGGTGCGACGCGCAGGTGGTCCCCCATGCGGCCATGCGGAAAGCCATCGAGTCCCGGCACCCCCTTGAGACGGTTTCCGGCACAGTCCGGGGGCGGGTCGCGAAAGAGTTCAGGGTGCCCGGTTTCAGGGGGTCCCTCGGCTTCATCACGCCGATGACGGACCATTTCTGCGGGGGCTGCTCCAGGCTCCGGCTCACTGCGGACGGTTCCCTGAAGACCTGCCTTTTTCATGCGCCCGAATTCAGCCTGCGCGACGCGATGCGCGGCGGGGCGGATGACGGGGACCTGGCGGACATGGTCCAGAGCGCGCTGAAGGGCAAGCCGCGCGCCCATGCGGAGGGCGCCGTCCTGGTCGCGGGGGGAGGCAGGAGCATGTTTCAGATTGGCGGTTGACGGGCATTGGGTTGATTCGCGCGCAAGGAGCCGGACAATGAAAAAAATGGTTCATCCTGACGAGGCGCTGGAAATGGTTCTAGCCGCCGCAAAACCAATGGCGCCCGCCCGCGTTCCCATTGAAAACGCAGCGGGGCTGGTTCTGGCCGAGGAGGTCGTCGCGGACCGCCCCTACCCCCCTTTCGACAGGGTGATGATGGACGGTTATGCCGTCCGCCTTGCGGATGCGGGCAAAAGTGTTCAGGTGGGCGGGGAGGTTCGGGCGGGCGGCGCCGGGACGGTTGAAGTGGCATCCGGCAGGGCTGTGCGTGTCATGACCGGCGCGCCGTGCCCGCCCGGAACGGAGACGGTGGTCCCCGTGGAGGAGGTGGAGGAATCCGGCGCGGAGGCCATGCTTCCCGGCGGCCTGGAGCCGGGAAAGCATATTGCGCCCATGGGAAGCGAGTGCGGACAGGGGGAGGTTGTCGCCCGGAAAGGCTGGGAGATCACCCCGCTGGTGGTCGCAAATCTCGCCGCATACGGGTACACGGGCATTGGCGTCATTTCCCCCCCCGTGTGCGCTTTGGTCACCACGGGGGATGAGATTGTCCAGTGGGGGAGCGCCCCGGCGGCCCATCAGATTCGCAACGCCAACGCCCCCATGCTGGCGGTCCAACTGCGGGCGGCGGGCGTGCGGAAAATACTGCGCGGACACGCCGGCGACAGCATGGGGCAGTTGCGGGCGATGATGGCCCACACCGGACAGGCCGATGTCGTGGTGATTTCGGGCGGCGTCTCCATGGGGGCCTACGACATGGTGCCGGACGCGCTTCGCGGGCATGGCGTGGAGGTCCATTTTCACAAGGTGTCCCAAAAACCGGGAAAGCCGCTCCTGTTCGGCTCGAAAGACGGACGCCTGTACTTCGGGCTTCCGGGCAACCCCCTGGCGTGCCATGTGTGCCTCCACCGTTACGTGGTTCCGGCGGTCAGGAAAATGATGGGCAGGCCGGAAAGGGCGTGCGCGGTGCGGGGAAGGCTTGCGGCCCCACTTGCGAAGAACGGGGCGCGGACGCTGTTCCAGCTTTGCAGCACGGAATGGGACGGACGGCAATGGACAGTCACGCCGCTGGCGGGACGGGGTTCGGCGGACATCCATGCCGCCGCCCGCGCCAATTCATGTGTGCGCCTGGAGCCCGGCGCCCCGCAGCTCGCCTGCGGGGCGGAGGTGGAGGCGCAAATGACCGCGCCCGCGTTGTAGGCGGGGCGCGGCCGGGGCATTCCGCAACGGGGATGGGCGGGCGAAACGGCGCGCGATTTCAACATCCGGACAGGGCTTGTTTTTCCACGGAAAATAGTGGATAATAACATCCATAATAAGGCGGCGGGTGTGCAGGACGGTGAACACGGTCCCGTGGCCGCGGCGCCGCCCAAGCCAAATCCGTCCGGGAGAGGGTCGGTCCATGAACGGCACAATGCTTGTTGATTCGGGTCCAACGGCCAAGGAAGATTTTTACACGGGCCGCGACAGTTGCGGTCCGGCGCGGCGGACACGCGGCGAACTGGAAACACTTCTTCTGGACCATGTCGAGATGCTGTATCTCATCGCCCTCCGTTTTGCGGGGGACCGGCAGCGTGCGGGCAGCCTCGTTTCACGGACGATAGCGGCCGCGCTTCAGGCCCCGGAGCTCAACCAGCGCTTCACGCTTCCAAAGCCCTGGCTCATCTCAAAACTCAGGCAACTGCACTGCGGGCATTAGCCGGGCCCGCCACTCGGCGTTGAATCCGGAGGAGGCATGTCAACACATGGACAGGGTGGACGAGATGGGAGAGTTCACTAAAAAACCTCACAACTGGGCCTTGTTCACCAGTTCCGCGCACTCGGGGTAATCCCAGGGGATTTCGGGGTAGTCCTGCCACATGCGCACGTCGCGGGTGAGTAGTCCGTACATGTCGGGACGGCGCTGGTGCATGGTGCGCAGGTGCTTGCGCTTCCAGCGCAGTTCGGCGAGGTTGACGGCGGCGCTGACGCAGGAGTCGCCCTGTTTCTTGATGCGGGGATAGAGGCGCATCTGCTCGTGGGGGTCGCTGTAACCGCCAACGGGGGCCACGCAGCCGGGTCCGGCGAATCCGGTGTTGAAGCCCGCGGTGATGTTGCCGCCGACCACGCATCCGTAGCACTGGGCGGCCATGATGCAGTGCGAGTCCTCGATCATGCCGTCCCGGCCGTTGATCCACAGGATGATTTCCGCGCCCATGTAGGAGGTGCAGCCCCAGGCCTCGGGGAAGTAGCCGTCGTAGCACTGCAGTATGCCCACGGGGCCGAAGTCGAGGTGGAACACCTTGAACTCGCTCCCGAGCACGCCCTGCGCCTCGCTGGCAGAGTCTCCGATGGGCGGCCAGAAATGCGGCGCGGGCCCGGACGCCGGATGGCTCTTCAGGTACCGCCCCACGAGGCTGCCGCCCCGGTCCACCACCCACGCGCTGGTGGACCACTTGTCCCCGTGCGCCTCGACGCAGCCGGTGATTGCGTTGATGCGATGCTCCCGCGCCAGGGCGAAGAAGCGCCGCGCCGCGTCGTCCTTCGGGGTGATGCGGTGCCCCAGCACATACTCTGGAAACACCACCAGGTCCGCGCCGATGTCGGCGGCCTGGCGAAAGAAGGCGGGCATCCGCTCGATGGCGGGGGCAATGCCCTCGCCCGCGGTCAACTGCACCAGGGTGATGATTGCGCTGTCGCGCGTGCCCAGCGGGGCATCCGCCTCTTTGTTGGGGGCCGCACCGGCGGCGGCCATGCCCGCACCGGCGGCCATGCCCGCGCCCGCCGTCATGAACCCGCGCCGGGTCAGGGAACTGTCTTTTGGGGGCTGCTGTTGTCGGCTCATGGGGCTTTCTCCTTGTTGCCGTGTCATCATAACGGAAAAAGTGGCGGGGCTGCGGTCTGCATGCCATAGCATGGACGGGGTGGACGGATGGGACGGGAAGAGAAACCACCGCAAGGAGCGAAGGGAACACGAAGAGGGGGAGGTTGGAGAAGGGGAGGATTGGCCACAAAAGGCACAGGAAGTACAAAAAAAAGGGGAACGGGACAGGGTGGACAGGAGACGCCGCAAATCACCGGCGGGAATGTCCCTGTCACGTCACCCGTACCAGGGACGTTTGCGGTCTTTGAGGTTGGCCAGCACGTCGAGGGCGGTGTTGACGTTGTTGACCACCTGGAAATCAAACATGCCCACGCAGAGGAAGTCGGCGCCGTGCTGGAGCGCCCAGTTGAACCCGTCCCGGGGGTCAATGGCGCCCGCCGCGAGGACCTTGAACCCCATGACGGGGATTTTGGCGCGCTCGACAAAGGCCACGTCCTTTTCGGGGAAGGCGCAGAACATGTTGTCGTGGTACTTGTTGTGGTCGGGGGAGTTTCCACCCATCACCTCGTAGGAGGTCCGGTTTTCTACGGGATGGGCCGACCAGTACCGGTCATGGTGCAGGGTCTTCATGTAGTAGTCCGGAACCAGGCCCTGCTCCTCGCAGCGTATGAGGCCCTCGACGGAGTGCGCGCCCAGGCCGGCCACATAGCCCTGGCCGCGTATCTTGTCCATCATCTTCGCGATCACATCAAGCTGGTTGTCCCGGGACAGCACGTCCACCCAGTTCCCCTGAATCTGGAGGATGTCCGCCCCACAGTCCATGGCGGCGTTAATCTCGCGGAAGTAGTCGTTCTTCTCCATGTCGGGGGCCACCTGGGAAATGACCGTCATCTTGCTTCCCGTGGTCTTCTTGTACTTCTGGAGCACGGGGTTGGAGGGCCACCCGATGTTGATGGTGTTGATGCCCGCCTGCTCCGCCAGCATCAGGGTCTCAAAGATTTTCTTTTCCGTGTTGTACGCCAGGGAGAGGGCGGGCACATAAATCAGGTCGCGCGAGTGCGCCCAGCCGCCGATCAGGTTGCCCCCCATGACCAGCCGGCTGATCTCGAAATTGCCGATTTTCCCCTTTGGCAGGGTTCCGGCCAGGCTGCCGATGGACGGCACCTCCAGTTTGATGGTCGCCCCGGAGAACCCGTCCACACCGGTGTCCTGAAGTTCCCGGGACGCGCCGTATCCCATGACGCCGAGCACGGGCAGCGCGGCGAGGTGCTTCAGCGCCTCGCGGCGCGATTCGCCCGCGGCCTCCCCCGAACCGGCCGCCCGCCGCCGCCTGATGATGCCCGCCAGCCCATGCAGTCCGTACCCCCGCTCCCCGATGAAAAGGAGCGCCGCCAGCGCCAGGGCCTCGACAACATTCCTGTTCACCAGGTAAAGGGCGCCCTCCGTGCCGTCCGCATGAGCGCCGCCAAAGGGGGGGTAGGCGAGGTAGTACAGCGCCAGCAGGGCGATGCCGGATACGGCGGCAAACCGGACCGCGACCCCCGCGAACAGCGCAAGGCCTATCAGGATTAGGCCGTACATGTTCAGCCGGTCCACCACGGCCAGGACCGCTTCGGTCGAGGCCATCCAGTGATACAGCCCCGACAGGGGCCCCCGGGCGTTTGCGAGAAAGCCTTTGGCGGTCCAGCCGGCGGATGCCCACTTTGACACCCCCTCGTACAGAAAATGCCAGCCAATGGCGCAGCGCAGGAAGGTTACCGCCACTTTTTCCCATCCGGAAGCGTTGTCACGAGTCATGGGGAAGGTCCCGCCTTGTGGCGCGCGCGGCGCCGGTTTTAGTTCACTGCACTGGCTCCGTTGCGGGTTGCTGCGGCACGTTGCCGTCGCATTCCGTCAGCACCCCCCGCCAGAACGCCTGTTCCTCTTCAAGACCGGCGGGCCAGGCCACCGCCAGTTTCTCCACAGCCGTGTCGGATCGGCCCATCCGAGCCAGCAGCATCATGCGGCGGGGAAGGGTTCCGCCGTCCCCCTCCGCCTCCAGCCACTGGTATTCCGCGTCCATGTCCGCCAGCACCTCCGTGAAGGGCGGTTTCGGCGACAGGGCGTGCCGGGGCGGCGCGTCCGGCGCCATTTCCGCCGCCATCTGCCAAGGCCACAAGGCACTGCTGTGTTTTCCGGCCCGCCATCGGGCATCCCCCAGGGCATGCCAAAGCTCCGGCCAAACGAACGCCTCTATGGACGCATTTGTGCAGGTGTCCAGCAACTCAAGCGCAGCGGCAAAGTCGCCGCGTCCATAAGCCGCGCGGGCCATGCTAAAAAGGGCCACCGAGCCGGGGATTTCGACCACCCCGGCGCCGGGCAGCCGCTCCAGCAGAAAGCCGAGGTCCGCCGCCTTCACGGCCTCGCCGTAATAGGGCAGATGTTTAATGGGCTCTCCCACCTCGGACAAAGCGAACATGTCCTTAATTTTCTCGATGGACTGGACGGGGTCCAGGATGCGCGGATGTTCTTTTGCCGCCCCGGTAATGTCCAGAGCCTCCCGGTATTTCACCTCCGCGCCGTCCCAGTCGCCGCGCAGTTCCGCCGCCATGCCCCCCTCAAGGGCCTTGGCGTAGGCGTCCACCCGGGCGATGGTCCGGTGGTACTGGGTGATGTTCCAAGCCACAAGCGCCGCGAGCGCCGCCGTCCCCAGCGCGACGCCCCAGGGCCGCCTTTTGGTGTGGCACGGGCGTCCCGCCCGTGAAAAAACATGTCCAAGATTGGTCTGCGCGGTCTCCGCCTCCTGCGGGGCGCAGGGCGCGGCCAGCATGGCGGCCAGCACGGGAAAGAGGGAGAGCGCCTGGAAGGGCTGGATGGCCAGCATCCAGAAGAGGACCGCCGCCGTCGCGGCAAGGACCATGCCCAGCCGCCGCCGTTCCGGATCGTCCGAGCGCAGCAGCCCTGTCCAGATGCGGCGGAAGAGGGCGCCCCAGAACCAGAAGTACCCCGCGAGCCCCAGGATGCCCGTCTCGAAGAGCATCAGGAAGGGCATGCTGTGAATGGCGGTGCCCATCCACAGGCGCGGGTCCGCCGCCCGGCCGATGACCTCAGGCGCCGCCCCCAGCCCGCAGCCCAGGAACCAGAACTCCGGCAGGAGTTTCCACGCCAGGCCGAACACGTAGAGCCGTGAACGGTACGAGGGGTCGGGGCTGTTGAACCCGCGCAGGGCGCGGAAGACGAGCATCTCCAGATAGCCCCCGGCGTGGAGGAGCGCCACCGCGGCCAGCGCAACGGACAGCGCCAGCCCCGCCGTCCGCCACGGGTGGCGCCGCCCCGCCGCGCGGAAACGCCATGCCAGCGCCGCCGCGCCCAGCGCCGCCACGGCGATGAGTCCGCTCCGCGAGAAAGAGACCAGCACGCCCCCGGCCAGCAGCGCGACCATCAAGACTGGAACGGCAAAGCGCGGAAGGCCGCCCCCGTCGCCGCGCCGCATGAAGAGCAGCGCCGCGGCGGGCAGGGAGAGCAGCATGGGCAGGATGGCCTGGTTGAAGTCCGGCGTGGCCGCCGCGATGCGGACAAAGGCGCCGAAGCGCACGTCCTCCGTGAGGCGCCGCCCGAAATACTCCTGGGTGCCCGCCAGGGCCGGGGTGAGCCATCCCGCCGCGCAGGCCAAGGCCAGCGCCGCCACCAGCGCGGCGGAGCAGGCGAGGAGCCGCCATGCGGCGGCGTTGTCCTCCGGGCTGCGGAGCAGCGGCAGGGCGGCCAGGAAAAGCGCCAGATAAAAACCGTACTGTTCGAGCAGTCCCATGGTGGCGTGGATGTCATGGGAATGCACGGCGGACTGGGCGCAGGCGAGGGCCAGCAGCAAAATGGGGCCGATGAACCCACGAATGGCCAGAAAGTAGTCGCGGCCATATTTCTGAAGCATGGATTCTTGCCGCCATTCGCCCCCGACGGAGAGGATGACCCCCGCCGCCGCGGCATAGACGGCTGTGCCGACGAAGGGCAGCCGCTGGAAAATTTCCCACGGCCACGCCAGGAGAAACAGGGCCAAACAGAGCCCGCCCACGCCGGGAAAGAGCGGCGTGTTCAACAGCCGTGCGAGGCGGCCCCCCGCAACCGTGTCACTGTGCGGCGTCACCCGCGCTCTCCCCGGCGGAGGCTATCTCGGCCCGGAGCAACCGGGCCGCCTCCGCCATTTCCACCCCGTTCCGCGCCGTGTACTCGTCCAGCAGGCGCAGCGCCCCCGCGCTGTCGCCCCGGTTGTGCAGCAGTTTCGCCGCATGGTACGCGTTTCTGCCGCGCGGCGCCGCCGCATGGCCGCGCCGGTAGGCCGCCAGCGCGTCGTCGGGCCGGTCCAGCGCCTCCAGCGCCTGGCCCGCATGCCACCAGGCCGACGCCTGGTCGCCCGCGTTGCCCGCCTGTTCCGCCGTTTTCGCCCACGCCTCCGCCGCCTGCACCGTCTCTTCGGGGCGCATCGCGGCGCCCAGGGCCTGGCACAGGAAGGCGTGCGCGGGAAGGTAGTCCGGATTCTCCGCCACGCACTCGCGGAGCGCGTCCACGGCCTCCTCCGGGCGGTTCTCGCGCAACAGCAGCTCGCCCAGCCAGCGCTGCGCCCATTTCCGCTGGTCCCGGCTTTCAAAGGTCATGCCCAGGGCCTTGCGGTAGCCCTCAATCGCCGCCTCCGCCAGCCCGCCCTGCTCCATCGCCCGCGCGCGGGCCGTCTCGATGTCCCCCAGCCGCCCGCTCATCCGGTCGGCGACGGCGCCGCCGTAATTTCCCAGGAGCCACACCGCCGCCGCCAGCGCCACAAAGGCCGCCGCGCCCAGCACCGCCAGCC contains:
- a CDS encoding O-antigen ligase family protein, which gives rise to MTPHSDTVAGGRLARLLNTPLFPGVGGLCLALFLLAWPWEIFQRLPFVGTAVYAAAAGVILSVGGEWRQESMLQKYGRDYFLAIRGFIGPILLLALACAQSAVHSHDIHATMGLLEQYGFYLALFLAALPLLRSPEDNAAAWRLLACSAALVAALALACAAGWLTPALAGTQEYFGRRLTEDVRFGAFVRIAAATPDFNQAILPMLLSLPAAALLFMRRGDGGGLPRFAVPVLMVALLAGGVLVSFSRSGLIAVAALGAAALAWRFRAAGRRHPWRTAGLALSVALAAVALLHAGGYLEMLVFRALRGFNSPDPSYRSRLYVFGLAWKLLPEFWFLGCGLGAAPEVIGRAADPRLWMGTAIHSMPFLMLFETGILGLAGYFWFWGALFRRIWTGLLRSDDPERRRLGMVLAATAAVLFWMLAIQPFQALSLFPVLAAMLAAPCAPQEAETAQTNLGHVFSRAGRPCHTKRRPWGVALGTAALAALVAWNITQYHRTIARVDAYAKALEGGMAAELRGDWDGAEVKYREALDITGAAKEHPRILDPVQSIEKIKDMFALSEVGEPIKHLPYYGEAVKAADLGFLLERLPGAGVVEIPGSVALFSMARAAYGRGDFAAALELLDTCTNASIEAFVWPELWHALGDARWRAGKHSSALWPWQMAAEMAPDAPPRHALSPKPPFTEVLADMDAEYQWLEAEGDGGTLPRRMMLLARMGRSDTAVEKLAVAWPAGLEEEQAFWRGVLTECDGNVPQQPATEPVQ
- a CDS encoding tetratricopeptide repeat protein, whose product is MSSEPLTQPESTEAAPPPPEAFAGLQGGLAVLGAAAFVALAAAVWLLGNYGGAVADRMSGRLGDIETARARAMEQGGLAEAAIEGYRKALGMTFESRDQRKWAQRWLGELLLRENRPEEAVDALRECVAENPDYLPAHAFLCQALGAAMRPEETVQAAEAWAKTAEQAGNAGDQASAWWHAGQALEALDRPDDALAAYRRGHAAAPRGRNAYHAAKLLHNRGDSAGALRLLDEYTARNGVEMAEAARLLRAEIASAGESAGDAAQ